The sequence GGGGCGGACTACCAGCAGGAAGTGGACCTCCTCTCGCTTTTCAAGGATGTGGCCCATCACTACGTGCACATGGCGACCAGTGCTGCACAGGTCCGGCAACTGGTGGACCGCGCCATACGGATCGCCCTCGCCGAGCGCACCGTCACCTGCGTCATCCTTCCCAGCGATATCCAGGAGGAGGACGAGGTAGCCGCGCCGGTCCGCAAGCACGGCTCGACCTTCACCGGGCTTGGTTTTTCACGGCCGGAGGTGCTCCCCCTACGCGACGAGCTGCAGCGGGCGGCGGCAGTTCTTAACGCGGGAAAGAAGGTGGCGATGCTGGTCGGTGCCGGTGCCCTCGGTGCCGGCGAGGAGGTTTCCATCGCAGCGGAGAAACTGGGCGCCGGTGTCGCCAAGGCACTCCTCGGCAAGGCGGTCCTTCCGGACGGTCTCCCTTACGTGACCGGCTCCATCGGTCTTCTAGGCACGAAGCCAAGCTGGGAAATGATGAAGGAGTGCGACACCCTGCTCATGGTCGGCAGCGGCTTTCCATATGCCGAGTTTCTTCCCAAGGAGGGGCAGGCGCGCGGGGTGCAGATCGATATCAGCCCGAGGATGCTCGGACTGCGCTACCCGATGGAGGTCAACCTGCAGGGGGACGCGAGGCTCACCCTGCGGGCGCTGATCCCGCTTCTGGAGCAGAAGCAGGACCGGTCGTGGCGTGAGGGGATCGAGAAGGACGTGGCGGAGTGGTGGGAGGTGCTTGAAGCGCGGGCGAAGCTCGCAGCGAACCCGATCAACCCGCAACTCCTCTTCTGGGAGCTCTCGGCACAGCTGCCGGACCAGGCTATCCTGACCTGCGATTCCGGCTCGGCGGCGAACTGGTACGCCCGCGATCTGAAGCTGCGCCGCGGCATGATGGCCTCGCTCTCCGGGGGGCTCGCCACCATGTGCCCCGGGGTTCCCTACGCGGTCGCCGCCAAGATGAACTATCCGGATCGTCCCGTTATCGCCATGGTCGGCGACGGCGCCATGCAGATGCAGGGGATCAACGGCATGGTGAACATCGCCAAGTACTGGAAGCAATGGAGCAACCCGAACCTTGTGATCCTGGTGCTGAACAACGGAGACTTGAACCAGGTGACCTGGGAGCAGCGGGTGATGAACGGCGACGCCAAGTTCGCGGCCTCACAGGACATCCCGCGCTTCCCATATGCAGGTTACGCCGAGATGCTCGGCCTCGACGGAATCAGGCTGGAGGACCCGGGGCAGGTGCGTGAGGCGTGGAAGACCGCACTGCGAGCGAAGCGGCCGGTGGTGATTGATGCCATGTGCGACCCGGACGTCCCCCCCCTGCCGCCGCACATCACCTTCGAGCAGGCAAAGGGATTCGTCGCCTCGCTCTTCAAAGGGGATCCGAACCTTGGTGGCATCATGAGCCAGTCCGCCAAACAGATGATGTCCAAGCTCCTGGTGAAAAACGAGAAATCATAGGCTGCAAGCACTCCTCCCCCCGGAGGGGGGAGGTTGGGAGGGGGGAAGCCGGGAACACGACGCTACGCGCCCCCTCCCTGGCCCTCCCCCTCCGGGGGAGGGGACGTCGCTTCCCGGCGAGGAGAGGTGCGCACGGCCAATGAGCCTCCCGCCGTTTCACTCTCATTGAAAACCGGGGAAACTGCGCTAGCCTCAAACTGTCGCAACCGACGAGGAGGGGCGCATGAAAATTCAGACCGAGCAGTTCCGGGTGAAACCGAAAGACCAGGTGAAGCTGGCCAAGTCCCCCACCATGGTAGATCCGTTCTACCGCTCCAAGGAGGAGTACCGCGAGCTTCTGAACGAGCAGATCGAGCGCATGAGCGCCCTGCAGGGGCTCCTCTACGCGAATAACAGCTGGTCGATCCTGCTCATCTTCCAGGCGATGGACGCGGCGGGGAAGGACAGCATGATCAAGCACGTCCTCTCGGGGATCAACCCCCAGGGATGTGAGGTCTACTCGTTCAAGCACCCGAGCGCGGAAGAGCTCGACCACGATTTTCTCTGGCGCAGCATGAGGCGTCTGCCCGAACGCGGGCGCATCGGCATCTTCAACCGCTCCTACTACGAGGAGGTGCTGATCGTCCGCGTGCACCCGGAGATCCTGGCCGGCGAAAACCTGCCTGACGCCCTGGCTGCCAGGAAAGGGATCTGGCATGACCGTTTCAGATCCATGACGGATTTGGAAGCGCACCTTACCCGCAACGGCACGCGCATCGTGAAGTTCTTCCTCCACGTCTCCAAGGATGAGCAGCGCAAGCGGTTCCTAGAGAGGATCGACAACCCGGAGAAGAACTGGAAGTTCGACCGGGGTGACATCGACGAACGCAAGCTCTGGAAGCGTTATATGGATGCCTACGAGGAGTGCCTGAACGCGACAAGCACCAAGGAATCACCCTGGTATGTCGTCCCGGCGGATGACAAGAAGAACGCGAGGCTCATCGTGGCGCAGGTGCTGCTGGACCTTTTGGAGGGACTCAAGATGAAATATCCGGAAGTGTCCCAGGAAAGACGGGATGAGTTGCAGAGGATTCGTCAGGAACTGGCAAAGGGCTGACAGCGAAGAGGCGGCTTGCGCCGCCTCGATTGAAGGTCGTACCTCGTGCTGTGTCATCGAGTAATGCCGCGGCCAGCCAACAGAGCTGCCACGAGCATCACTACGGCGACAACCAGGAACAGGTAGAAGAGCAGTTTCGCGATACCGGCCGCCGCTGTTGCAATACCACCGAAGCCGAATACCGCAGCGATGATCGCGATGATGAAGAATATCACTGCCCAACGTAGCATGACCTTTCACCTCCCCATGGTTCATTAACTTCCTTGTATAAAGTGTATCATGGGGGATTTCGGCTTTAATAGCTTGTCTTTTTTTAATACTTGGAGTTGAAAAAGACACGGCTGACAAGAGAGGGGCCGACCCATTGTGGGGTCGGCCCCGCCTTTACTTGAGCTCCATCGGTTCGTCGCAACAGGTCGCTTCGATCTCGCAGGCGGCACCGCAGGTCTTGGACTTGCAGGCCCGTGTGACGGTCAGTTCAACCTCGCAATCCTCCGTGCTGCAGACCAGGACATCACCCTCTTCCACTTTCATGGCCTTTCCTCCTTTGTTGGATAATTTTAACCAGGCCCGATTATAGCCGCTGTCTCACCGGTCGCAACCGCTCATCCCCGCTCCAGGTTTTCGATGCAACGTTCCAGGTCGATGCCGGGGCCGAGTACGCCGGCGAAGAGGTCGCCCATCCGCTCCAGGCGCCCTGGCATGGTCCGGATGGTGAACTGACCGGGGTCGAGCCCCGGCTTAACCTCCTCCCACTTGAGCGGCGCGGAGACCGGCGCGCCCGGACGGGGACGGATGCTGTAAGGGGCGGCAAGCGTCTGCCCCGGCTTATTCTGTAGGAAGTCGAGATAGACCCGTTTCTGCCGCAGTTTTGGGCTGCGTAGCAGGCTGGTGAACTCCGGGGTTTTGTGATGCGCCAGGGTTGCAACGATCTTCGCGAAGCCGCCCGCGGTGTCGTAGTCGTACTTCCCGCCAAGGGGGACGTAGATATGGATCCCGGTGGCGCCGGAGGTCTTGGGGAAGCTTGCGGCGCCCGCCTTTTCCAGCACCTCCCGCACCGCGAGCGCCGCGTCGATGACCTTTGCGAAGGGGATGTCTTCCGGGTCGAGGTCGATGACGAAATAGTCGGGATAGTCGAGCTGCTGCAGTCGCGAAAGCCATGGGTTGATCTCGATGCAGCCGAGATTCGCCATGTAGATCAGGGTCGCCTCGTCCTGGCAGATGAGGAACTTGATGTTCTTGTCGACGTGCTTCGAGAAAATCTCGCGGGTGGCGATCCAGGAGGGGGGAAGATCCCCGGTTTCCTTCTGGAAAAAGCCGGGTTCGGCGATGCCGTTGGGGGTGCGGTACAGCGATTCGGGGCGGTCGACAAGGTGCGGCAGCATGGCGTGGGCCACGGTCCGGTAGTAGGCGACGACGTCCCCCTTGGTGTATCCCTCCTGCGGCCAGAACACCTTGTCGAGGTTGGTGAGTTCGATGCGATGCCCGTCGAGCACCAGGGTCTCGTTCCGGCCGTTGCCGACGGAGTGCTCCTTCCTGCGCGAGGTGGGGCGGCTCTCCGCCGATGCGGGGGCGTCATCCGTCTTTGAGGGGGAAGGCGCGACTGTCAACGGCGCGGCGAGGGGCTCCGGTTCTGCGGCAGGCGGATGCGCAACCTCGGTCCGGACCAGTTCCCGCACCACGCTCCTCGGATCCTTGTCCTCCCTGAGGCCCAGGAAAATCGGGTGGCGCATCACGTTCTCTTCTGTCCACTCGGAAAACTCCACCTCGCAGACCAGCTCGGGCCTGACCCACGTGATCGGCATGTCGGATTTTACCGGCATTTTGAAGGGAGAAGCGGCCTGTACCAGCGGTTGCAGCAGATCGTGCATCTCCTTGAGTCCGGCGTCGTCGAACCCGCCGCCCGCAAAGCCGATGCAGACCAGCCGTTCGTCCTCGTAGACGCCGAGCACCAAGGCGCCTAACCCCTTCCTGCTGCGGCGCGGCTCGGTGAAGCCGCAGATCACCGCCTCCTGCTGCATGCGGATCTTGATTTTCAGCCAGTCTTTACTCCTGCGGCCGGTCTGGTAGGTGCTCGTCGCCCGCTTGGCGAGGATACCTTCCAGGTTGTTGCGGCGGGCGAGGTCGAAGAACTCCCTGCCGTACTCCATGAGGTGGTCGCTGTAACGGATGTCCGGTAGGTCGGGGAGCAGGGTGTGCATTCTTCCCTTGCGGGCGAGAAGCGGCTGGTCGCGCAGGTCTTCCCCGTCCAGGTAGAGGAGGTCGAAGGCGAAGAAGCAGATGTTGCCGCGCCCGGTGCGCTGGTAGTTTTGCAGCAGCTGGAACGAGGATCTGCCGCTTTCGTCCAGGGCGACCACTTCGCCGTCCAAGACGGCGTTAAGGTTTAGGGCGGCAAGGGAGCGCACCAGGGAAGGGAACTTGCGGTTGAAGGAGAGGTTGTTGCGGGAGTAGAGGAGCACGTCGGCACCGGAGAGTTCGGCGATGGTGCGGTAGCCGTCGAGCTTGATCTCAAAGAGCCAGTCCGGGTCGTCGAAGGGCTCGGCAGCCGAGGTGGCGAGCATGGGTGCAATCTGGTGCGGCATCTCGGCGGGGGGGGCGGTGCCGGGAGTGTCTGACCTGTCCGACTGGTCCGACTGGGCTGGCAGAGCAGCCTGGGTATGCTGGGCCGCCCGCTCTGCCTCAAAGCTGCCGACGCGGAGCGCGGGCGCCCTCCCGGCGCGCAGGTCCTCGATGGTCACGTTGCTCACCACGGAGCGCTCCTGCAGGGTCACATCTTCGGTGCTTGCGAAGCGGTCGTTTTTCTTGATCAACAGCCAGGAGTTCCCCTTCTCCCCCTTGATCCGTACCAGAGCAAACTCACCGCTCACCTTTTCGCCGCGCAGGATGAACTTCAGGTCCCCTTTCCGCAGCCCCTCCCGCAGAAGCTCGAGGCTCCGCTCCCGCTCCTCGGAGGCAGCAGCGTGGAAGGTCCCGGTGTCCCAGATGATCACCTCCCCGGCGCCGTAATTGCCCTTCGGGATGACGCCTTCGAAATCGCCGTACTCGTAGGGGTGATCCTCGACCATCATGGCGAGCCTTTTCACCGACGGGTCCAGGGACGGTCCCTTCGGAATCGCCCAGCTCTTCAGCACCCCGTCGATCTCGAGGCGGAAATCGTAGTGCAGGTGCGAGGCCGCATGCTTGTGGATCACGAAGCGCAGCGCGTTCGAACCCTTCCCGCCCTGGCCCGACGGCTCGGGCGTCTTCCCCAGGTCCCGCTTGCGACGGTATTCCTCCAGCCCCATGAGAACACCTCCTTTTGCTGCACATGAGTCTATCACAGCGAAAACCTCAGGCTCGCGGGACGACTTCATCATCTGCGCATTGTAAGTGGCGGTGGGCACACGTCCCCCCGGAGGGGGGAGGGCGGGAGGGCGGGAGGGGGGAAGCACGTGGAGCCCCCTCCCTGTCCCTCCCCCTCCGGGGGCGGGGACCCTCGGCAACTTAGTTTAGAGGTATGGTCATCCGGGGAGGGATTATCGCCATTTGTCTTTGACAACGGGAGACCGGCGGTTAGATTATTAGGCGTTGTCAATTTTAAGGAAGCGAGGCCCACTGAGGCGCAGAAAGGAGAAGCAAGATGAAGGTTCAGGAAATCAAGGAAATAGCACAACGTATGGAGATCCCCTGCGGCAAGTTGAAAAAGGGCGAATTGATCCGCCTAATCCAAAGCACAGAAGGGAATATCGCGTGTTTCGATTCGGGGCAGTCGGGGCAGTGCGGCCAGCAGGGGTGCCTCTGGGCCGAAGACTGCAACTGACGCCGGGACCGTAAAGGAGGCTCCATGGACTTCGACTACACAAAGTACCGCTACCTCCCCGAGTGCAAGGACGGCTGCGGTGCGATAACCGACTGGCTTGAGAGCAGGGAAATGGCCCGCGAGGCGGGAGAAAATCATGGCAGATCCACAGGGCACAACTGGGTCCTGCGCGAAAAGATGAAGGAGGAATAGGGGCTGCAGTCCATGCTATCAGCGCTTCATGCTGCCTGCAGGAGGGAAAACAGTGCGGACAACCAAAATCTATCCGGAGGTAACAGCATGAACAGGGACGACATTCTCGATCAATTGGAAAAACTGATCCAGCTCGACGTCGACGCAACCCATGCGTACGATCAGGCGATCAAGAACGTTAACGAGCCGATCATCAAGGACAAGCTGATCCAGTTCCAGGCCGACCACAGAAAGCACATCGACCTTCTCTCGGCGAAGATGTTGGAACTGGGAGGGACGCCGCCGGAGCTCAGTTCGGACTTCAAAGGTTTCCTGATCTCCGGCTTCACCGCTCTCAGGAGTCTGACCGGGACGAAGGGTGCCCTTGAGGCAATGGAGAGCAACGAGCGGCTCACCACAAGCCGCTACGAGGAGGCGTCGAAACTGGATCTTCCCGTCGATATTTCCGCCATCGTGCGCGCCAACTACGCCGACGAACAGCGCCATCTCTCCTTCATCCGCGAGGCGCTCCCGACGGTGCGCAAGTAATCCGGGGGAGGTTTCTAACAGCGTCAGTGCGGTTCAAAGCCCGCGCGGTTCACCGATGAAAAGGGAGCCCGGGTCCGGCAGGATTCGGGCTCCCTTTGTTAATGAAAAACAAAATGTTAGCGGCCTAACACTCCCTGGAACTGCGTCATTTCGACGTGTTGACACGGGGGGGCTCTCATGTATCGTTGATGAGGTTTTGCGCCGATGCGTAAGGCCCATGGCGGGGACGTCACGGGCCGGGAGGTGGCGTATGGTTGCGAGCGGTTGGCGGATGGAATCAGGTGCCACGGTGTTGGAGGAAGGCGTTCAGTTCCGGCTCTGGGCCCCGAAGTCGAAGGCGGCGAGCGTTCTTATCCTGTCAGGGAAGGCGGCAGGGACGGTGCCGATGCAGCCCGAGGGAAAGGGGTATTACTCGGTGTCCGTTCCGGGCGTGATGGACGGCGACCGCTACCTTTTTCAACTGGAATCGGGCAAGACCTACCCCGACCCGTTCTCGCGTCACCAGCCCGACGGGGTGCACGAGTCGTCCCAGGTGGTGGACCCGGGGCTCTTCACCTGGACGGATGAGGGGTGGCAGGGGATCCCACTGGTGGATTACCGGATCTACGAGATCCACGTCGGCACCTTCACCAGGGAGGGGAATTTCGAGGCGGTCATCGAGCACCTCGACTACCTGGTGGAACTGGGGGTCTCGGCAATCGAGATCATGCCGGTTTCTCAGTGCCCCGGAACGCGCAACTGGGGCTATGACGGGGTGTACCACTTCGCCCCCCAGCACAGCTACGGCGGGCCCGACGGCCTCAGACGCCTCGTGAACGCCTGCCACAGAAAGGGGCTCGCCGTCCTCCTGGACGTGGTCTACAACCACTTCGGACCGGAGGGGTGCTACCTGGACGAGTTCGGCCCCTACTTTACCGACAAGTACCGCACTCCCTGGGGGCGTGCCATTAACCTGGATGGCGCCGACAGCGACCCCGTGCTCGAGTATTTCCTCTCCAACGCGGGTTACTGGATCACCGAGTTCCACTTCGACGGGCTGCGCCTGGACGCGGTGGACTGGATCTTCGACCAGACGCCGAAGCCGCTTTTAAGGCGTTTGGCCGACGAGGTGCACCGGCACCGGGAGCGTCTTGGGCGCCGGATCTACCTCTTCGCAGAGAACGACACCAACGACGTCCGCCTGATCAACTCCCCCGACAAGTGCGGCTTCGGCCTTGACGCCCAGTGGTGCGACAACTTCCACCACGCCCTGCGCGCCCTGCTGACCGGAGAAACCACCGGTTACTACGAGGACTTCGGGCAGTTCGCGCAGTTGCAGAAGGCCTTCAGCGAGGCGTTCGTCTACACCGGCGAGTACTCCCGCTACCGCAGGCGGCGCCACGGCGGCCCGACCGAGCGGCATCCCGGTTTCCAGTTCGTCGTCTTTTCCCAGAACCACGACCAGGTCGGCAACCGCAAGTGCGGTGACCGGCTGAGCGCCACCCTTCCCCTGAACCAGCTCCTCCTCGCTGCATCGGCCGTCATCCTTTCCCCTTACCTGCCGCTTCTATTCATGGGGGAGGAATACGGCGAGCGCGCGCCGTTCCACTACTTCATCGACCATAGCGACCCGGAGCTCGTCGACATGGTGCGCAAAGGGAAACACGAGGAGCACGCATCCGGCGTCTGTGAAGGGGAGATCCCGGACCCGGCGGCGGAGGAGACCTTTCTGGAGTCGAAGGTGAGCGTGGGGACTCCGAAAGAAGGAGAGCAGGCGGTCATCCTTGCCTTCTACAAGAAGCTCTTCTCCCTGCGCAGCTCGCTTCCGGCCCTGCGGGTCTTCCAGCGCGACGCCATGGAGGTTTCCGGGCTGCCCGAGCAGAAGGTGCTCTTTTTGAGGAGATGGACCGACGGGGAGGCAGCCATCTGCCTGTTCAGCTTCAGCAACATCCAGCAGGAGGTCCCGCTTGCCCTTCTCCGGGGGAGCTGGGAGCGGGTGCTCGATTCCTCGGCCGCGGAGTGGCGCGGCCCGGGTGAGGAAGCACCGGAAAGGATAGAGGCGGGTAACGGAGGACATCAGGAGACAGTGAGGATCAACCCCTTCAGCGTTGTCGTGTACAGCGCGAAGCTTTGAGGAGGAAGTCATGGCGCAGGAGAACGATACCCAGCGTTACGTGTGCATTCACGGTCACTTCTACCAGCCTCCCAGGGAGAACCCGTGGCTCGAGGCTGTAGAGATACAAGATTCCGCTTTCCCATATCACGACTGGAACGAGCGCATCACCGCCGAGTGTTACGCGTCGAACTCGGCTTCCCGCGTCCTGGATGGCGACAGCCGGGTCATGGACATCTCCAGCAACTACGCGAAGATCAGCTTCAACTTCGGCCCCACGGTCCTCTCCTGGATGGAGCAGGCGGCCCCCAGGATCTATCAGGCGATCCTCGACGCGGACAAGCAGAGCATAGAGTGGCGCTCCGGTCACGGCTCGGCGATCGCTCAGGTCTACAACCACATGATCATGCCGCTGGCCAACGCGCGGGACAAGCGGACCCAGATCGTATGGGGCATTGCCGACTTCGAGAAGCGCTTCCAGCGCTTCCCGGAAGGGATGTGGCTCGCCGAGACCGCGGTGGACCTCGAGACGCTCGACATCCTCGCCGAACAGGGGATCAAGTACACCATCCTCGCGCCGCACCAGGCCGCGGCTTATCGCGCCATCGGCGAGGAGGAGTGGCTCGAGGCGGAGATCGACCCGACCCGCTGCTACCTCTGCAACCTCCCATCCGGTCGCTCCATCAACCTCTTCTTCTACGACGGCCCCATTTCCCGTGCCGTAGCCTTCGAAAAACTCCTCGAGAGCGGAGAGGCGCTCGCCGGCAGGCTGGTCGGTGGTTTCAACGACGAGCGCGGCTGGTCCCAGCTCATGCACATCGCGACGGACGGGGAGACCTACGGTCATCACCAGAAGTTCGGCGACATGGCGCTTGCCGCCTGCCTGAACCACATCGAGAGCAATAACCTGGCGCGGCTCACCAACTACGGTGAATACCTGGAGCTTTGCCCCCCGGACACCGAGGTGAGAATCCACGAGCGCACCTCCTGGAGCTGCGCGCACGGGGTGGAACGCTGGAATAGCGATTGCGGTTGCTCCGGCGGCGTACCCGGGTGGAACCAGCAGTGGCGCCAGCCGCTGCGCGCCTCTCTCGACTGGCTGCGGGACCGGCTGGCGAAGGGCTTCGAACAGAAAGGGCGCGAGCTCTTCAAGAACCCATGGCGGGTGCGCGACGCGTACGTCGAGGTGATCCTGAATCGCGGCATGGAGGTGGCGGAGCAGTTCCTTTCCCGACACGCCTTACGCGAACTCACGGCGGAGGAGAAGATCCGGGCCCTCAAGCTTCTGGAGATGCAGCGGCACGCCATGCTCATGTACACGAGCTGCGGCTGGTTCTTCGACGAACTCTCCGGGCTTGAGACCGTTCAGGTGATCGACTACGCGAGCCGGGCGTTGCAGCTTTCCGAGGGGGTGGTCGATGGGCCGGTGGAGAAGGGGTTTCTCGAGCGGCTCAAGGAGGCGAAGAGCAACATACCGGACTACCAGGACGGACTCTGGATCTACCGCAACTTCGTGCTCCCGATACGGCTCGACCTAGTGAAGGTGGGTGCTCACTACGCGTTCAGCTCCCTCTATGAGGATTACGAGGAGCATTCCCAGATCTACTGCTACGCCATCGCGAGGGAGGAATACCACAAGGTGGCGAATCCCGATGCGGTCATCGCCATGGGGCGCATTCACGTCGCGAGCGAGATCACCGAGGAGAAGAGCTGTCTCACCTTCTGCGTCGTGCGCATCGGGAGCCATGACTTCAAGGGTGGGGTGATGGAGGTCTGCGACCAGGGTGGATACGCCGCCATGCGCGAGGAGATGAGCGCCGCCTTCGACAAGGGGCTGTACTCGGACCTGGTGCTCCTTATGGACAAGCACTTCGGCACGCACAGCTTCTCCCTTCTGAACCTCTTCAGTGACGAGCAGCGCAAGATCATCGGTCAGATCATCAAACAGAACCTCGAGGAGAGCATCGCAAGCTATCAGGAGATGTACGAACATATCCGTCCCCTGATGGAGTTCGTGAAGGAGACCCGCGTGCCGGTGCCGCACGTCTTCATGGCCGTGGCCCAGCCGGCGCTGAACGAGGCGCTCAAGCACGCCATGAGCGAGGAGGACGTCGACGAGGAGGCCGTGCGGCGCATTGTGGGCCAGATCAGGACCTGGGGGGTAGGGATCGAGGAGCCCGAGACCGAATACTACATGCGGCGTCATCTGGAGAAGCTCTCCGCCCAGTTGGTCCAGGACCCGACCGACGTGAAAGTGATCGGAAGGATGCAGAAGTACATGGATCTGCTGAACGAGATCCCGATCAACCTGGTGCTGTGGCAGATGCAGAACGACTACTACACGCTGGCCAAGACCGTTTATCCCGAGTTCCTCGAGCGCTCCGGCCAGGGCGAGGAAGGAGCAAGCCAGTGGCTCGAAGCCTTCCAAAGGCTCGGGGACACCTTGCGCTTCAACACAGGAGCGGTGCTGCCGCAAGGATAGACGGGGGAGAGCATGGACCAGCACCTGCCGCAGGCCCGCATACCAAGTGCCACTTACCGGCTGCAATTCAACGCCGGGTTCACCTTCGCCGACGCCGAAAGGATCGTCGGCTACCTGCACGACCTAGGCGTCAGCGACGTGTACGCCTCCTCCTACCTAGCCGCGAAGGAGGGGAGCGTACACGGCTACGACGTCGTGAACCAGACCATCTTCAATAAGGAGCTCGGCGACGAGGGAAACTACCAGGCCTTTGTCGACGAGCTCTCCCGCCATGACATGGGGCACATCCTCGACTTCGTCCCGAACCACATGTGCATCGAAAGCAGCGACAACGTCTGGTGGATGGACGTGCTCGAGAACGGGATGAGTTCGCTCTGCGCCCACTTTTTCGACATCGACTGGGAGCCGGTGAAAAAGGAGCTGACCGGGAAGGTGCTGCTACCCCTTCTTGGTGACCAGTACGGCCGGGTGCTTGAGGGGGGAGGGCTGCAGCTTCTCTTCCGCGACGGCGCCTTCTTCGTCCAGTGCAACGCGCTGCAGATCCCGGTGGAACCGCGCAGTTACCTGTTGATCCTGCAGCACCGGCTGGACGCGCTGAAGGAAAAGCTCCCCCCGGAGGCCGGGCCGCTCCAGGAACTGCTCAGCATCGAGACCGCCCTTCAGCACCTACCCCTTCCCACCGAGCAGGACCCGGAGAAGATGAACGAGCGGCACCGCGAGAAGGAGATCATCAAGAAGAGGCTCTCCCAGCTCTGTCTGGACTCCCCCGAGGTGGCTGAGTTAATTGCGGAAAACGTGGGCATCTTCAACGGGATCAAAGGGGACGCCAATTCCTTTGATCTGCTGGACCGGCTGCTGCGGGACCAGGTGTACCGCCTCTCCTACTGGCGCGTCGCCACCGAGGAGATCAACTACCGGCGCTTTTTCGACATCAACGCCCTCGCCGCGATCCGGATGGAGGACCAGGCCGTCTACGACCTGACCCACACCCTGCTGTTCCGGCTGATCCGGGAGGGGAAGGTTACCGGGGTTAGGATCGATCACGTGGACGGGCTTTACGACCCGGTCGCCTACCTGCAGCACCTGCAGAAAAGCGCCTGGATGAATCTTAAGGAAAGAAGCGAGGGGGCCCCGCCCGAGGAGGGTGCCGAAGCGATCCGGGAGGAGTGGGCGCGGCAGTACGACGAGGTGCTGGAGAGGGACCCGGGCTACAAGCCTTTTTACGCCGTGGTGGAAAAGATCCTCATGAAGGGGGAGCTCCTCCCCGAGCAGTGGCCGGTCTGCGGTACCACCGGCTACGAGTTCCTGAACAGCGTGAACGGCCTCTTCGTGGCGAGCGACGTCGCGAAGCAGTTCGACTGTATCTACGACCGCTTCGTGAAGCACGAGTCCGATTTCACCGAGATCGTCTACGAGAAGAAGAAGCTGGTGATGCAGGTCTCCCTCTCCGGCGAGGTGAACATGCTGGCGCACCAGTTGAACAACATCGCCGAGGAGGACCGTCTCACCCGCGATTTCACCCTGAACAGCCTGGCCCGCGCCATAAGCGAGGTGATCGCCTGCTTCCCGGTGTACCGCACCTACGCCAACTCCGCCTCGGTGCGCGACCGCGACGTGCAGTACATCGACGCGGCGGTCTCCAAGGCGAAGCGTCGTAACCCCGCCATCAGCGGGTCGGTCTTCGATTTCCTGCGCGACGTGCTCCTTTTGAGATCCCCCGAGCGCGCAAGCGAAGAGAGCCGCCGCGACTGGCTTTACTTCGCCATGCGCTTCCAGCAGATCACCGGGCCGGTGATGGCCAAGGGGCTCGAGGATACCGCCTTCTACGTCTACCACCGTCTCATTTCCCTGAACGACGTCGGCGGCATGCCGGGGCGCTTCGGCACCACGCTCGA is a genomic window of Geomonas ferrireducens containing:
- the treZ gene encoding malto-oligosyltrehalose trehalohydrolase, encoding MVASGWRMESGATVLEEGVQFRLWAPKSKAASVLILSGKAAGTVPMQPEGKGYYSVSVPGVMDGDRYLFQLESGKTYPDPFSRHQPDGVHESSQVVDPGLFTWTDEGWQGIPLVDYRIYEIHVGTFTREGNFEAVIEHLDYLVELGVSAIEIMPVSQCPGTRNWGYDGVYHFAPQHSYGGPDGLRRLVNACHRKGLAVLLDVVYNHFGPEGCYLDEFGPYFTDKYRTPWGRAINLDGADSDPVLEYFLSNAGYWITEFHFDGLRLDAVDWIFDQTPKPLLRRLADEVHRHRERLGRRIYLFAENDTNDVRLINSPDKCGFGLDAQWCDNFHHALRALLTGETTGYYEDFGQFAQLQKAFSEAFVYTGEYSRYRRRRHGGPTERHPGFQFVVFSQNHDQVGNRKCGDRLSATLPLNQLLLAASAVILSPYLPLLFMGEEYGERAPFHYFIDHSDPELVDMVRKGKHEEHASGVCEGEIPDPAAEETFLESKVSVGTPKEGEQAVILAFYKKLFSLRSSLPALRVFQRDAMEVSGLPEQKVLFLRRWTDGEAAICLFSFSNIQQEVPLALLRGSWERVLDSSAAEWRGPGEEAPERIEAGNGGHQETVRINPFSVVVYSAKL
- a CDS encoding malto-oligosyltrehalose synthase, whose protein sequence is MDQHLPQARIPSATYRLQFNAGFTFADAERIVGYLHDLGVSDVYASSYLAAKEGSVHGYDVVNQTIFNKELGDEGNYQAFVDELSRHDMGHILDFVPNHMCIESSDNVWWMDVLENGMSSLCAHFFDIDWEPVKKELTGKVLLPLLGDQYGRVLEGGGLQLLFRDGAFFVQCNALQIPVEPRSYLLILQHRLDALKEKLPPEAGPLQELLSIETALQHLPLPTEQDPEKMNERHREKEIIKKRLSQLCLDSPEVAELIAENVGIFNGIKGDANSFDLLDRLLRDQVYRLSYWRVATEEINYRRFFDINALAAIRMEDQAVYDLTHTLLFRLIREGKVTGVRIDHVDGLYDPVAYLQHLQKSAWMNLKERSEGAPPEEGAEAIREEWARQYDEVLERDPGYKPFYAVVEKILMKGELLPEQWPVCGTTGYEFLNSVNGLFVASDVAKQFDCIYDRFVKHESDFTEIVYEKKKLVMQVSLSGEVNMLAHQLNNIAEEDRLTRDFTLNSLARAISEVIACFPVYRTYANSASVRDRDVQYIDAAVSKAKRRNPAISGSVFDFLRDVLLLRSPERASEESRRDWLYFAMRFQQITGPVMAKGLEDTAFYVYHRLISLNDVGGMPGRFGTTLEAFHGQNLERNKNFPHAMIATATHDSKRGEDVRTRIDALSEIPALWQKQVARWSRLNKRRGSLIENARVPEHNEEYLLYQTLIGAWPVGEVDDAGYEAFRGRIREYMIKALREAKVNTSWVSPNGPYEDAVAGFVDAILARTPDNEFLREFLPLQRRLSRCGFFSSLSQTLLKMTSPGIPDFYQGTELIEFTLVDPDNRRQVDYGRRIEALAELKRREQEEGAPRLWSELLEREDERAKLFLIYRVLNYRREHKDVFDGGEYLPLEVKGARGRHLCAFARKAGGRVVIVAAARLVATLMPEEGSSPLGEAVWQDTVLLLPEGVGGRFRNGVNDATVEAVPHDDQSALPLAALFAEVSVALLESE
- a CDS encoding DUF3536 domain-containing protein, which encodes MAQENDTQRYVCIHGHFYQPPRENPWLEAVEIQDSAFPYHDWNERITAECYASNSASRVLDGDSRVMDISSNYAKISFNFGPTVLSWMEQAAPRIYQAILDADKQSIEWRSGHGSAIAQVYNHMIMPLANARDKRTQIVWGIADFEKRFQRFPEGMWLAETAVDLETLDILAEQGIKYTILAPHQAAAYRAIGEEEWLEAEIDPTRCYLCNLPSGRSINLFFYDGPISRAVAFEKLLESGEALAGRLVGGFNDERGWSQLMHIATDGETYGHHQKFGDMALAACLNHIESNNLARLTNYGEYLELCPPDTEVRIHERTSWSCAHGVERWNSDCGCSGGVPGWNQQWRQPLRASLDWLRDRLAKGFEQKGRELFKNPWRVRDAYVEVILNRGMEVAEQFLSRHALRELTAEEKIRALKLLEMQRHAMLMYTSCGWFFDELSGLETVQVIDYASRALQLSEGVVDGPVEKGFLERLKEAKSNIPDYQDGLWIYRNFVLPIRLDLVKVGAHYAFSSLYEDYEEHSQIYCYAIAREEYHKVANPDAVIAMGRIHVASEITEEKSCLTFCVVRIGSHDFKGGVMEVCDQGGYAAMREEMSAAFDKGLYSDLVLLMDKHFGTHSFSLLNLFSDEQRKIIGQIIKQNLEESIASYQEMYEHIRPLMEFVKETRVPVPHVFMAVAQPALNEALKHAMSEEDVDEEAVRRIVGQIRTWGVGIEEPETEYYMRRHLEKLSAQLVQDPTDVKVIGRMQKYMDLLNEIPINLVLWQMQNDYYTLAKTVYPEFLERSGQGEEGASQWLEAFQRLGDTLRFNTGAVLPQG